The Thermodesulfobacteriota bacterium genome includes the window GGGCCAAGAACGCCGCGCTCCCGCTCATGGCGGCAACGCTCCTTACGGGCGGCAGGCACAGGATCGGCAACGTACCGGCCCTTAAAGATATCGAGACGTTCGGGGAGCTCCTCGTCCATATGGGCTGCACCGTGAGCGGGGACGCCCTCGTAACGGACGGCGGCGGCGACATCGAGATAGAGGCCGGGGACGGGATAACCCCCGAGGCCCCCTACGAGCTCGTCAAGACCATGCGGGCCTCCGTTCTGGTGCTCGGCCCCCTGGTGGCGAGATTCAAACGGGCGCGGGTGAGCCTTCCGGGGGGATGCGCCATAGGGGCCCGGCCGGTAAACCTGCACCTCGCGGGGCTCGAGAAGATGGGTGCCGAGGTCTCCATAGAGCAGGGCTACATAAACGTAACGGCCAAAAAACTCCGGGGGGCCAGGATATACCTCGACATACCGACGGTCACGGGGACCGAGAACCTCATGCTCGCGGCCGTATACGCCGACGGTGAGACGGTCATTGAGAACGCGGCCCTCGAGCCCGAGGTAGTCGAACTCGCGGAAGCCCTCCGCAAGATGGGCGCCGTGATAACTGGCGCCGGCACGGACACCATAAGGGTAGAGGGGGTCAAGGAACTCAGGCCCCTTGAGCACGAGGTAATCCCCGACCGTATCGAGGCCGGCACGCTCATGGTGGCCTCGGCCATGACCAAAGGGAACGTACTTATAAAGAACTGCCCCATGAATCATCTCGACGCCATATGCACGAAGCTCGTCGGGGTCGGGGCCGGGATAGCCGAAGAAGACGGGGGCGTAAGGGTAACGGGCGACTACCCGATAAGGAGCGTTGACGTAAAGACCTCGCCTTACCCGGGCTTCCCCACGGACATGCAGGCCCAGATGACTGCGATGATGGCGGTCTCCAACGGCCTTAGCGTTATAACGGAGACGGTCTTCGAGAACAGGTTCATGCATGTGGACGAACTCAAGCGCATGGGCGCGGACATAAGGGTCGACGGCAGGAACGCGATAGTAAAAGGGGTGCGGCGCCTCGGCG containing:
- the murA gene encoding UDP-N-acetylglucosamine 1-carboxyvinyltransferase → MDKFIIEGGCRLVGEVEVSGAKNAALPLMAATLLTGGRHRIGNVPALKDIETFGELLVHMGCTVSGDALVTDGGGDIEIEAGDGITPEAPYELVKTMRASVLVLGPLVARFKRARVSLPGGCAIGARPVNLHLAGLEKMGAEVSIEQGYINVTAKKLRGARIYLDIPTVTGTENLMLAAVYADGETVIENAALEPEVVELAEALRKMGAVITGAGTDTIRVEGVKELRPLEHEVIPDRIEAGTLMVASAMTKGNVLIKNCPMNHLDAICTKLVGVGAGIAEEDGGVRVTGDYPIRSVDVKTSPYPGFPTDMQAQMTAMMAVSNGLSVITETVFENRFMHVDELKRMGADIRVDGRNAIVKGVRRLGGAQLMATDLRASASLVLAGLVADGTTEVSRIYHLDRGYDGLERKLNALGASIKRVSD